From one Amycolatopsis sp. FDAARGOS 1241 genomic stretch:
- a CDS encoding ABC transporter substrate-binding protein, giving the protein MKLTKTLIAAGTLASAATLVAACGSGQVGQSGSGGSSNNPAHSKKLELVPGVQAEPFYISMQCGAQDEAKKLGYELTTQAPQKFDAAMQTTIVNALGSNPPAALLIAPTDDQAMLAPIQQVKNRGTKIVEVDTSLKDKSVAESSISSDNTEGGKLAAQTMAKLVGDKPGSVLILDTIAGTSTTAARAKGFEDELKNHPNLSSAGIQFTQNEPDQAASKVTAALASTPNLVGIFATNLNTGEGAATGLRNAGKIGQVNLVGFDASPSEVDGLRKGEYQALIAQDPAAIGTQGVQQAVASLEGKPVTRQLTAGLHSITKDDMDANSKYFYKQSC; this is encoded by the coding sequence ATGAAACTGACCAAAACCCTGATCGCGGCAGGGACGCTCGCGTCCGCGGCCACGCTCGTGGCCGCCTGCGGTTCCGGGCAGGTCGGCCAGAGCGGCTCGGGCGGCTCGTCGAACAACCCGGCCCACAGCAAGAAACTCGAACTGGTGCCCGGCGTACAGGCCGAGCCGTTCTACATCTCGATGCAGTGCGGCGCGCAGGACGAGGCGAAGAAGCTCGGCTACGAACTCACCACGCAGGCGCCGCAGAAGTTCGACGCGGCCATGCAGACCACGATCGTCAACGCGCTCGGCTCGAACCCGCCGGCCGCGCTGCTCATCGCGCCGACCGACGACCAGGCGATGCTCGCGCCGATCCAGCAGGTGAAGAACCGCGGCACGAAGATCGTCGAGGTCGACACGTCGCTCAAGGACAAGAGCGTGGCCGAGTCGTCGATCTCCTCCGACAACACCGAAGGCGGCAAGCTCGCGGCGCAGACCATGGCGAAGCTCGTGGGCGACAAGCCAGGCTCGGTGCTGATCCTCGACACGATCGCGGGCACCTCCACCACCGCCGCCCGCGCGAAGGGCTTCGAGGACGAACTGAAGAACCACCCGAACCTCTCCTCGGCCGGCATCCAGTTCACGCAGAACGAGCCGGACCAGGCGGCGTCGAAGGTCACGGCGGCGCTGGCGTCGACGCCGAACCTCGTGGGCATCTTCGCCACGAACCTCAACACCGGTGAGGGCGCGGCGACCGGCCTGCGCAACGCGGGCAAGATCGGCCAGGTGAACCTCGTCGGCTTCGACGCGAGCCCGTCCGAAGTGGACGGCCTGAGGAAGGGCGAGTACCAGGCGCTCATCGCCCAGGACCCGGCCGCGATCGGCACGCAGGGCGTGCAGCAGGCCGTGGCGTCGCTGGAGGGCAAGCCCGTGACGCGGCAGCTGACCGCGGGGCTGCACTCCATCACCAAGGA
- a CDS encoding ATP-binding cassette domain-containing protein, which translates to MSEILLDAVDLMKHYGSVEALRGASFQARAGEVTALIGDNGAGKSTLVKCLSGAEQPTSGRILLDGTEVHLDSPVTARRLGIETVYQDLAVAPELDPAANLFLGREIHRKGLLGKLGMLDKPEMRRQAVAEFQRLGVTLQSTDVPIGSLSGGQRQSVAVARSVVWASKVVFMDEPTAALGVVQRERVLDVIKKVRDKGIAVVLISHNMPEVLSVSDRIEVLRLGKRVARFAGPDTKLEDLVAAMTGALVQEEAA; encoded by the coding sequence ATGAGCGAGATCCTGCTGGACGCGGTGGACCTCATGAAGCACTACGGGTCGGTGGAAGCCCTGCGCGGCGCCTCCTTCCAGGCCCGCGCGGGTGAGGTCACGGCCTTGATCGGCGACAACGGCGCCGGGAAGTCGACGCTCGTGAAGTGCCTCTCGGGCGCCGAGCAGCCGACGTCCGGCAGGATCCTGCTCGACGGCACCGAGGTGCACCTCGACTCCCCCGTCACCGCTCGGCGGCTGGGGATCGAAACGGTGTACCAGGACCTCGCCGTCGCGCCGGAGCTCGATCCGGCCGCGAACCTGTTCCTGGGCCGCGAGATCCACCGCAAGGGCTTGCTCGGCAAGCTCGGCATGCTGGACAAGCCCGAGATGCGCCGCCAGGCCGTCGCGGAGTTCCAGCGCCTCGGCGTGACGCTGCAGAGCACCGACGTGCCCATCGGCTCGCTCTCGGGCGGGCAGCGCCAGAGCGTCGCGGTGGCGCGCTCGGTGGTGTGGGCGTCGAAGGTCGTGTTCATGGACGAGCCGACGGCCGCGCTCGGTGTGGTGCAGCGCGAACGCGTGCTCGACGTGATCAAGAAGGTGCGGGACAAGGGCATCGCCGTGGTGCTGATCAGCCACAACATGCCCGAGGTGCTGTCGGTGTCCGACCGCATCGAGGTGCTGCGGCTCGGCAAGCGCGTCGCCCGGTTCGCCGGCCCGGACACGAAGCTGGAAGACCTCGTGGCGGCCATGACCGGCGCCCTCGTCCAGGAGGAAGCCGCATGA
- a CDS encoding LacI family DNA-binding transcriptional regulator, whose amino-acid sequence MSDVARLAGVSIKTVSRVVNDEPAVHPDTAERVVAAIEQLGFRRNLGARNLRRGSTTGTIGLIVEDVGNPFYSELNRAVERIATSFGRHVLTGSSEENSARERELALEFCARRVDGILVVPAGMQHGYLVPEMRAGTPVVFLDRPAGDIVADTVLVDNLGGTIEAVTHLVAHGHRRIAFVGDSPDIFTAAERLRGFREGCVRNGVSYDESLVMMRTPTPESIGQAVSTLLTGPSAATAVIAGNNRVAVNLLRALAHAEHRPAMVSFDDFELADLLDPPVTVVAHDVSALGHAAAELLFARIQGDQSAPRKVVLPVHLVARGSGEVAP is encoded by the coding sequence ATGAGCGACGTGGCCCGGCTGGCCGGCGTCAGCATCAAGACCGTCTCACGGGTGGTCAACGACGAGCCCGCCGTGCACCCCGACACCGCCGAGCGCGTGGTGGCGGCCATCGAGCAGCTCGGTTTCCGCCGCAACCTGGGCGCGCGCAACCTGCGCCGCGGGTCGACGACCGGCACGATCGGCCTGATCGTGGAGGACGTCGGCAACCCGTTCTACTCCGAGCTCAACCGCGCGGTGGAGCGCATCGCGACGTCGTTCGGCCGGCACGTGCTCACCGGCTCGTCGGAGGAGAATTCCGCCCGCGAGCGCGAGCTGGCGCTGGAGTTCTGCGCGCGCCGCGTCGACGGGATCCTCGTGGTGCCGGCGGGCATGCAGCACGGTTACCTCGTGCCGGAGATGCGCGCGGGCACGCCGGTGGTGTTCCTCGACCGGCCGGCGGGTGACATCGTGGCCGACACCGTGCTGGTGGACAACCTCGGCGGCACCATCGAGGCCGTCACGCACCTGGTGGCGCACGGGCACCGCCGGATCGCGTTCGTGGGTGACAGCCCCGACATCTTCACCGCGGCCGAACGCCTGCGGGGTTTCCGCGAGGGCTGCGTGCGCAACGGCGTCTCCTACGACGAGAGCCTCGTCATGATGCGCACCCCCACGCCGGAGTCCATCGGACAGGCGGTGTCGACGCTGCTGACGGGCCCTTCGGCCGCGACCGCGGTGATCGCCGGCAACAACCGCGTCGCCGTGAACCTGCTGCGCGCACTCGCGCACGCGGAGCACCGGCCGGCGATGGTCAGCTTCGACGACTTCGAGCTGGCGGACCTGCTGGACCCGCCGGTGACGGTCGTCGCCCACGATGTCAGCGCCCTGGGGCACGCGGCGGCGGAGCTGCTGTTCGCGCGGATCCAGGGAGATCAGTCCGCACCCAGAAAGGTAGTCCTGCCCGTGCATCTCGTCGCCCGTGGTTCCGGTGAGGTCGCCCCGTGA
- a CDS encoding GH92 family glycosyl hydrolase, which translates to MRSATLAGAVALAVAAAGLTPVAAEARPADPLESVNTFIGTQDEGNTFPGASVPFGMTQVSPQTTHYAGYLYTDTAIRGFGHFFLSGAGCWEQGGLVSTLPTTGDVGPGAAFDTTKPATFDNANYAAPYTHDGEVGKPGYYKVHLTGYGGVDVETTASTRSGVERYSFDKSGPANVFVNVGQANAKEPVTGSSVRIVDDHTIAGTVESQAFCGGKAYTTYFTTKFDKPFTSYGTWSPTGGTPGSKSAEGGAGLRGAWLTFPEGGQITATTSISQVDAHGADVNLAASKVRPFDVVKADAQRTWRQELSSVDITGGTPDERTVFYTSLYHAFLQPLTANDADGRYYGFDKKIHRAIGWTYYDFFSLWDTYRSQNQLLALLKPDRARDIAKSILAIHDQGGWLPRWAYASQETNTMTGDPVTPFLVDLWRFGALSGEEAHAYEALLQNSREIPPASSPFQGRSGNASYQADGFVQYDPDFPKKGQDTDPNHGASATLEYALGDCSLSVMAAALGKKQDAAALAAKGRTYTTLWDPTVTDRGFTGFFRPKVTGGDWFTPAGQAYSPQSQDGFHEGTSWQYQWLVQQDVPGLEKAMGGADNVHARLDDFFAYNDLVQDPAKTVREEWVVGPYSYYNQFRYNPNNEPDLHSPWMYTLTGQPWKTSAVVRAAHTLFTNAPNGVTGNDDLGTMSAWYVFSALGLYPAVPGTGNFVLNAPQFAKSVLHLQNGRTVTIKAPGAEGAKLQYVQGLKVGDGWLAPSSDKSYVSVEQLRRGTTLDFTLTADASQATWATSPSSAPPSPCAVSTRSKTVSEGSLPGNETGREPSRFSGHFPGGLQVVQTTGDQGS; encoded by the coding sequence ATGAGGAGCGCAACACTGGCGGGCGCGGTCGCGCTCGCCGTCGCGGCGGCCGGCCTCACACCGGTGGCCGCCGAGGCCAGACCGGCCGATCCGCTGGAGTCGGTGAACACGTTCATCGGCACGCAGGACGAGGGCAACACGTTCCCCGGCGCGTCGGTGCCGTTCGGCATGACGCAGGTGAGCCCGCAGACGACCCACTACGCCGGTTACCTCTACACCGACACCGCGATCCGCGGGTTCGGCCACTTCTTCCTGTCCGGCGCCGGATGCTGGGAGCAGGGCGGCCTGGTGTCCACCCTGCCCACCACGGGCGACGTCGGCCCGGGCGCCGCGTTCGACACGACCAAACCGGCCACGTTCGACAACGCGAACTACGCCGCGCCGTACACGCACGACGGTGAAGTCGGCAAGCCCGGGTACTACAAGGTGCACCTCACCGGTTACGGCGGCGTCGACGTCGAGACGACGGCCAGCACGCGCAGCGGGGTCGAGCGCTACTCGTTCGACAAGTCCGGGCCGGCCAACGTGTTCGTGAACGTCGGGCAGGCCAACGCGAAGGAGCCGGTGACCGGCAGCAGCGTCCGGATCGTCGACGACCACACGATCGCCGGCACCGTCGAGTCGCAGGCCTTCTGCGGCGGCAAGGCGTACACGACGTACTTCACGACGAAGTTCGACAAACCCTTCACCAGCTACGGCACGTGGTCGCCGACCGGTGGCACGCCCGGCAGCAAGTCGGCCGAGGGCGGCGCGGGCCTGCGCGGCGCGTGGCTGACCTTCCCGGAGGGCGGCCAGATCACGGCCACCACCTCCATCTCCCAGGTGGACGCCCACGGCGCCGATGTGAACCTCGCGGCTTCGAAGGTGCGCCCGTTCGACGTGGTGAAGGCCGACGCCCAGCGCACGTGGCGCCAGGAGCTGTCCAGCGTGGACATCACCGGCGGCACGCCCGACGAGCGGACCGTGTTCTACACGTCGCTCTACCACGCTTTCCTGCAGCCGCTGACCGCGAACGACGCCGATGGCCGCTACTACGGCTTCGACAAGAAGATCCACCGCGCGATCGGCTGGACCTACTACGACTTCTTCTCTTTGTGGGACACCTACCGCAGCCAGAACCAGCTCCTCGCGCTGCTCAAACCCGACCGGGCGCGCGACATCGCGAAGAGCATCCTCGCGATCCACGACCAGGGCGGCTGGCTGCCGCGGTGGGCGTACGCGAGCCAGGAGACGAACACCATGACCGGCGACCCGGTCACCCCGTTCCTGGTCGACCTGTGGCGCTTCGGCGCGCTGTCGGGTGAAGAAGCGCACGCCTACGAGGCGCTGCTGCAGAACTCCCGGGAGATCCCGCCGGCGTCGTCGCCGTTCCAGGGCCGTTCGGGCAACGCGAGCTACCAGGCCGACGGGTTCGTGCAGTATGACCCGGACTTCCCGAAGAAGGGCCAGGACACCGACCCCAACCACGGTGCGTCGGCCACGCTCGAATACGCGCTCGGCGACTGTTCCCTGTCGGTGATGGCAGCGGCGCTGGGCAAGAAGCAGGACGCGGCCGCGCTCGCGGCGAAGGGCCGGACCTACACGACGCTGTGGGACCCGACTGTCACCGATCGCGGCTTCACCGGCTTCTTCCGCCCGAAGGTCACCGGCGGCGACTGGTTCACCCCGGCCGGTCAGGCCTACAGCCCGCAGAGCCAGGACGGGTTCCACGAGGGCACCTCGTGGCAGTACCAGTGGCTCGTGCAGCAGGACGTGCCCGGCCTGGAGAAGGCGATGGGCGGCGCGGACAACGTCCACGCGCGCCTCGACGACTTCTTCGCCTACAACGATCTCGTGCAGGACCCGGCGAAGACCGTGCGCGAGGAATGGGTGGTCGGTCCCTACAGCTACTACAACCAGTTCCGCTACAACCCCAACAACGAACCCGACCTGCACTCGCCGTGGATGTACACGCTCACCGGCCAGCCGTGGAAGACCTCCGCGGTGGTGCGCGCGGCTCACACGCTCTTCACGAACGCGCCCAACGGCGTCACGGGCAACGACGACCTCGGCACCATGTCGGCCTGGTACGTCTTCAGCGCGCTCGGGCTCTACCCGGCCGTACCCGGTACCGGGAACTTCGTGCTGAACGCGCCGCAGTTCGCGAAGTCCGTGCTGCACCTGCAGAACGGGCGGACCGTGACGATCAAGGCGCCGGGCGCGGAGGGCGCGAAGCTGCAGTACGTCCAGGGTCTCAAGGTCGGTGACGGGTGGCTCGCACCGTCTTCGGACAAGTCGTACGTGAGCGTCGAGCAGCTGCGGCGGGGGACCACTCTCGACTTCACGCTGACGGCCGACGCTTCGCAGGCGACGTGGGCAACGTCACCTTCGTCGGCGCCGCCGTCGCCGTGTGCGGTTAGTACCCGGTCGAAAACTGTGAGTGAAGGCTCCCTCCCGGGAAACGAGACCGGGAGGGAGCCTTCACGGTTTTCCGGGCATTTCCCCGGCGGCCTCCAAGTGGTTCAGACCACAGGCGATCAAGGGTCGTGA
- a CDS encoding GH92 family glycosyl hydrolase: protein MARARWRAGLIFLTTAVVAAVAPATAVAAAKPPDTDFAKWVNPFVGTRPGGEDHGTGGGAGNTFPGAVAPFGMVQWSPDTVKSQPGGYFYDDNALTGFSLTHLSGAGCSSYEDIPFIPYVGEVTTSPATDPGHYTSKFSHDNEHATAGEYDVTLDSGAKVELSATQRTGSGRFTYPAGAASTLLVNTSGSVNGTDDASITIGKDTISGWATSGRFCGADNSYRVYFSAKFDTPFASVGTWKNGAVTPGKTSETGGARAKVAQPNGVNASMARPATQKTQDTTVSGPGSGGYVTFANLNGAQVNVQVGLSFVSVDGAKANLAAENNGKKSFEQVAAGAREAWNDQLGKVAVSGGSDADLTTFYTSLYHSLIQPNVFSDVDGSYAGFDGRIHQADKNHAMYTNFSGWDIYRSEIPLLATIDPKQTSDIVRSMMAYAEQGGSWDRWTVANDYTGVMNGDPYHIIVSSAYAFGARDFDAQKALLLMIKGATQPTQGYTERPGLADYMRLGYVPGAGADTLEYTSADFAIAQFAKRLGDSATYTTFMKRAQNWQNLYNPGTGHLQPRNADGSFAGTYNPASSQGWVEGNGAQYEWMVPYDLGGVVSAFGGDTATQSRLDTFFTQLNAGTQEPYAFMGNEPNSNAPYAYSYAGSPAKTQAIVHRSMDELYNPRPEGLIGNDDLGQMSAWYVWSALGVYPEIPGRAEVLLSTPRFEHAVLTTGAGKKITINAPGTGDYVGGLKVNGTDAAKAWLPEALVSTGGTLDFTRSATATQWGSAAADAPPSFREQEKPSLAFANPARVVTPAGSTATATVGVQDLSGTAKTWGYSASGTDGITLTPASGSVDVPASGKAQATVTVTVPPGTSDGARRIPVTFSAPGVASTQAVLTVLVAQPGSWLATVDNAGISPDSDPAKANFDGGGWSYSADALAAAGATPGGTVTSDGIKFTWPSFPAGDSDNVVANGQRVTVSGSGRLALLGAASNGNAQGTLTVTYTDGTTSTATVGFSDWTLGGGGAQPAFGNRIVLSTPYRNASGGDAQQIRTMVFGTAPITLDAGKTVASVTLPSNVSGGAMHVFAIAAG from the coding sequence ATGGCGCGAGCGCGCTGGAGAGCCGGACTGATCTTCCTGACCACGGCGGTGGTGGCGGCGGTCGCGCCCGCCACGGCCGTGGCCGCGGCGAAACCCCCGGACACGGACTTCGCGAAGTGGGTCAACCCCTTCGTCGGGACCCGGCCGGGCGGCGAGGACCACGGCACCGGCGGTGGTGCCGGCAACACCTTCCCCGGCGCGGTCGCGCCGTTCGGGATGGTGCAGTGGAGCCCGGATACGGTGAAGTCGCAGCCGGGCGGCTACTTCTACGACGACAACGCCCTCACCGGGTTCAGCCTCACGCACCTCTCGGGTGCGGGCTGCTCGAGCTACGAGGACATCCCCTTCATCCCGTACGTCGGCGAGGTCACCACTTCGCCCGCGACGGACCCGGGCCACTACACCTCGAAGTTCAGCCACGACAACGAGCACGCCACCGCCGGCGAGTACGACGTCACGCTGGACAGCGGCGCGAAGGTGGAGTTGAGCGCCACGCAGCGAACAGGCTCCGGCCGCTTCACCTACCCCGCGGGTGCCGCCTCGACGCTGCTGGTCAACACGTCCGGCTCGGTCAACGGCACCGACGACGCGTCGATCACCATCGGCAAGGACACCATCAGCGGCTGGGCCACGAGCGGCCGCTTCTGCGGGGCCGACAACAGCTATCGCGTGTACTTCTCGGCCAAGTTCGACACCCCGTTCGCTTCGGTCGGCACCTGGAAGAACGGCGCGGTGACGCCGGGCAAGACGTCGGAGACCGGGGGCGCTCGCGCCAAGGTTGCGCAGCCCAACGGCGTGAACGCGTCGATGGCCCGCCCGGCCACGCAGAAGACACAGGACACCACGGTCAGCGGCCCCGGCAGCGGCGGCTACGTGACCTTCGCGAACCTCAACGGTGCGCAGGTCAACGTGCAGGTCGGCCTGTCGTTCGTGTCCGTCGACGGCGCGAAGGCGAACCTGGCGGCCGAGAACAACGGCAAGAAGTCCTTCGAGCAGGTCGCCGCCGGCGCGCGCGAGGCGTGGAACGACCAGCTCGGCAAGGTCGCCGTGAGCGGCGGGTCCGACGCGGACCTGACGACGTTCTACACGTCGCTCTACCACTCGCTGATCCAGCCGAACGTGTTCTCCGATGTGGACGGTTCCTACGCCGGTTTCGACGGCCGGATCCACCAGGCGGACAAGAACCACGCGATGTACACCAACTTCTCCGGCTGGGACATCTACCGCTCGGAGATCCCGCTGCTCGCCACGATCGATCCGAAGCAGACCTCGGACATCGTGCGCTCGATGATGGCCTACGCCGAGCAGGGTGGCTCGTGGGACCGCTGGACCGTGGCCAACGACTACACCGGCGTGATGAACGGCGACCCCTACCACATCATCGTCTCCAGCGCGTACGCCTTCGGCGCCCGTGACTTCGACGCCCAGAAGGCGTTGCTGCTCATGATCAAGGGCGCCACGCAGCCGACCCAGGGCTACACCGAACGCCCGGGCCTCGCGGACTACATGCGGCTCGGCTACGTGCCCGGCGCCGGTGCGGACACGCTGGAGTACACCAGCGCCGACTTCGCCATCGCCCAGTTCGCGAAGCGCCTCGGCGACTCCGCGACGTACACCACGTTCATGAAGCGCGCCCAGAACTGGCAGAACCTCTACAACCCGGGCACGGGCCACCTGCAGCCGCGCAACGCGGACGGCTCGTTCGCCGGCACCTACAACCCGGCCAGCTCGCAGGGCTGGGTCGAGGGCAACGGCGCGCAGTACGAGTGGATGGTGCCCTACGACCTCGGCGGCGTCGTGTCCGCGTTCGGCGGCGACACGGCGACCCAGTCGCGGCTGGACACCTTCTTCACGCAGCTCAACGCGGGCACCCAGGAGCCGTACGCCTTCATGGGCAACGAGCCCAACTCCAACGCGCCCTACGCCTACTCCTACGCCGGCAGCCCGGCCAAGACGCAGGCCATCGTGCACCGGTCGATGGACGAGCTGTACAACCCGCGTCCCGAAGGCCTGATCGGCAACGACGACCTCGGCCAGATGTCGGCCTGGTACGTGTGGTCCGCACTCGGCGTCTACCCGGAGATCCCGGGCCGCGCCGAGGTGCTGCTGTCCACGCCGCGCTTCGAGCACGCCGTGCTCACCACCGGCGCGGGCAAGAAAATCACGATCAATGCACCCGGCACCGGTGACTACGTGGGTGGCTTGAAGGTCAACGGCACCGACGCCGCCAAGGCGTGGCTGCCCGAGGCCCTCGTCTCGACCGGTGGCACGCTCGACTTCACCCGCTCCGCCACGGCCACCCAGTGGGGGTCCGCGGCGGCCGACGCCCCGCCGTCGTTCCGCGAGCAGGAGAAGCCGAGCCTGGCGTTCGCCAACCCGGCCCGCGTGGTGACCCCGGCGGGCTCGACGGCGACGGCCACCGTCGGCGTGCAGGACCTGTCCGGTACCGCGAAGACGTGGGGCTACAGCGCTTCCGGCACCGACGGCATCACGCTGACCCCGGCTTCGGGTTCGGTCGACGTGCCGGCTTCGGGCAAGGCGCAGGCCACGGTGACCGTGACCGTTCCCCCGGGCACCTCCGACGGCGCCCGCCGCATCCCGGTCACGTTCTCCGCGCCGGGCGTGGCGAGCACGCAGGCCGTGCTCACGGTGCTCGTGGCGCAGCCGGGCAGCTGGCTGGCCACAGTGGACAACGCCGGCATCTCGCCCGACTCCGACCCGGCCAAGGCCAACTTCGACGGCGGCGGCTGGAGCTACTCGGCCGACGCGCTGGCCGCGGCCGGCGCCACCCCGGGCGGCACGGTGACCAGCGACGGGATCAAGTTCACCTGGCCGTCGTTCCCGGCGGGCGACTCCGACAACGTCGTGGCCAACGGCCAGCGGGTGACCGTCTCGGGTTCGGGCCGGCTGGCGCTGCTCGGCGCCGCGTCCAACGGCAACGCCCAGGGCACGCTGACGGTGACCTACACCGACGGCACCACGTCGACCGCGACCGTCGGGTTCTCCGACTGGACGCTGGGCGGCGGCGGGGCGCAGCCGGCGTTCGGCAACCGGATCGTGCTGTCCACGCCGTACCGCAACGCCTCGGGCGGCGACGCGCAGCAGATCCGCACGATGGTGTTCGGCACCGCGCCGATCACCCTCGACGCCGGCAAGACGGTGGCGAGCGTGACGTTGCCGTCGAACGTCAGCGGCGGCGCGATGCACGTGTTCGCGATCGCCGCCGGCTGA
- a CDS encoding ABC transporter permease: MSAPTKDIQTTVDGGFGKRSLGKRLVGANTFWIALVLVALIIVFTALAPAEFATLFTFQTLLIETSVLLVLSVGMTFVIITSGIDLSVGSVLIFSGMVAGKMMEALSGGDASNAGWGVITVGLIASVVAGTIWGLINGWLIAVANIPPLIVTLGTMGAALGAAYLLNGGSDVRSVPTTLNKTLGYGTSFGGVPNLVLVAVVITLIGAWLLHTTKFGRYTFAVGSNAEAARRSGIGVTAHLLKVYTLTGFLAGVAGFLSLAYYASTTISAHTTDNLNAIAATVMGGTSLFGGVGSVLGTVIGVFIPAVLKKGFNITHVQDFWQMIAVGAVLIAAVWFDQRRRRRRNSR, from the coding sequence ATGAGCGCGCCCACGAAGGACATCCAGACCACTGTGGATGGTGGCTTCGGCAAGCGCTCGCTCGGCAAACGGCTCGTCGGAGCCAACACGTTCTGGATCGCGCTCGTGCTGGTGGCGCTCATCATCGTGTTCACGGCGCTGGCGCCCGCGGAGTTCGCGACGCTGTTCACGTTCCAGACGCTGCTGATCGAGACGTCCGTGCTGCTGGTGCTCTCGGTCGGCATGACGTTCGTGATCATCACTTCAGGCATCGACCTGTCGGTCGGGTCGGTGCTGATCTTCTCGGGCATGGTGGCCGGCAAGATGATGGAGGCGCTCAGCGGCGGCGACGCGTCGAACGCCGGCTGGGGCGTGATCACGGTCGGGCTCATCGCGTCGGTGGTCGCGGGCACGATCTGGGGCCTGATCAACGGCTGGCTCATCGCCGTGGCGAACATCCCGCCGCTGATCGTCACGCTCGGCACGATGGGCGCGGCGCTCGGCGCGGCGTACCTGCTCAACGGTGGTTCGGACGTGCGCAGCGTGCCCACCACGCTCAACAAGACCCTCGGTTACGGCACATCGTTCGGAGGGGTGCCGAACCTGGTGCTCGTGGCCGTGGTGATCACGCTGATCGGCGCGTGGCTGCTGCACACCACGAAGTTCGGGCGCTACACGTTCGCCGTCGGCTCCAACGCGGAGGCGGCGCGGCGCTCGGGCATCGGCGTGACCGCGCACCTGCTGAAGGTGTACACGCTCACCGGGTTCCTGGCCGGGGTCGCCGGTTTCCTCTCGCTGGCCTACTACGCGTCGACCACGATCTCGGCGCACACCACGGACAACCTCAACGCCATCGCCGCCACGGTGATGGGCGGCACGAGCCTCTTCGGCGGCGTCGGGTCGGTGCTGGGCACCGTGATCGGGGTGTTCATCCCGGCCGTGCTCAAGAAGGGCTTCAACATCACGCACGTGCAGGACTTCTGGCAGATGATCGCCGTCGGCGCGGTGCTGATCGCGGCCGTCTGGTTCGACCAGCGCCGCCGGCGGCGCCGCAACTCCCGCTAG
- a CDS encoding class I mannose-6-phosphate isomerase: MTTHLEPIRLPANQPPQFYRGGDAIAALRGATGTDSKFGPEDWVGSVTTMFGQETNGLTKLPSGGWLRDAVRDNAEGWLGAAHVAKLGDSTGLLVKLLDAGQRLPVHFHPTDAFAQQHFDSHFGKTEAWIVIGTYGDDPRVYPGFKETVSKATVAEWTREQDAPSMLGALNSVSVQAGDTVYIPAGLPHAIGEGVFVVELQQPTDFSLTLEWRDFLASPEKGHLGIGFDTAIETLDTSGWDAERLTTIVKHTGDDKNRSVDLLATGSAAFFRADRLQLSGDALALDPSFAVLVALEGAGTLRTERGGEFALAKGETYVVPFDAGQVELSGSVTAIRCRPPAPDKR, encoded by the coding sequence GTGACCACGCACCTCGAGCCGATCCGGCTCCCGGCCAACCAGCCGCCGCAGTTCTACCGCGGCGGCGACGCGATCGCCGCGCTGCGCGGCGCCACCGGCACCGATTCGAAGTTCGGGCCGGAGGACTGGGTCGGTTCCGTCACCACGATGTTCGGCCAGGAGACCAACGGTCTCACGAAGCTCCCCAGCGGCGGCTGGCTGCGCGACGCCGTGCGCGACAACGCCGAGGGGTGGCTGGGCGCCGCCCACGTCGCGAAGCTCGGTGACTCCACCGGCCTGCTGGTGAAGCTGCTCGACGCGGGCCAGCGCCTGCCCGTGCACTTCCACCCGACCGACGCGTTCGCGCAGCAGCACTTCGACTCGCACTTCGGCAAGACCGAGGCGTGGATCGTGATCGGCACGTACGGCGACGACCCGCGCGTGTACCCCGGGTTCAAGGAGACGGTGAGCAAGGCGACCGTCGCCGAGTGGACCCGCGAGCAGGACGCGCCGAGCATGCTGGGCGCGCTCAACAGCGTCTCCGTGCAGGCCGGCGACACGGTGTACATCCCGGCCGGGCTGCCGCACGCGATCGGCGAGGGCGTGTTCGTGGTGGAACTGCAGCAGCCCACCGACTTCTCGCTCACGCTGGAGTGGCGCGACTTCCTGGCGTCGCCGGAGAAGGGCCACCTCGGCATCGGCTTCGACACCGCGATCGAAACGCTCGACACCTCCGGCTGGGACGCCGAGCGGCTCACCACGATCGTCAAGCACACGGGCGACGACAAGAACCGGTCCGTGGACCTGCTCGCGACGGGTTCGGCCGCGTTCTTCCGCGCCGACCGCCTGCAGCTGAGCGGCGACGCGCTGGCGCTGGACCCGTCGTTCGCGGTGCTCGTGGCGCTCGAGGGCGCGGGCACGCTGCGCACCGAACGCGGCGGCGAGTTCGCCCTGGCCAAGGGCGAGACGTACGTGGTGCCGTTCGACGCGGGCCAGGTCGAGCTGTCCGGCTCGGTCACCGCGATCCGCTGCCGCCCGCCCGCTCCCGACAAGAGGTAG